Genomic segment of Kibdelosporangium phytohabitans:
CGACTTGCCGGCGAACCCGCCGCCGAAGCCCTTGGCGCCGGCGATGCCGACCGTGCACTGTCCGACCCGGAGCGTGGTGCCGGTGCCCTCGAGGACCTGGATGCCGCGTTCGATCAGCAGATCGGTGATCTCGGCTTCCTTGTCGCTGTGGTAGTCGTGGTTGCCGAGCACGGCGACGACCGGCACCGGCAGGTCGCCGAACTCGTCCGCGACCACCTGGGCCTCGTCGAGACTGCCGTGCCTGGTCAGGTCACCCGCGAGGAGCAGCACGTCGGCGTGCTCCCCGAGGTTGTCCAGCGCGGGACGCAGCCTGCCGCGGGCGTCCTCGCCCAGATGAACGTCGCCGACTGCCGCGATCCGGATCACGTCAGCTCCTCCCG
This window contains:
- a CDS encoding metallophosphoesterase family protein; translated protein: MIRIAAVGDVHLGEDARGRLRPALDNLGEHADVLLLAGDLTRHGSLDEAQVVADEFGDLPVPVVAVLGNHDYHSDKEAEITDLLIERGIQVLEGTGTTLRVGQCTVGIAGAKGFGGGFAGKSGSVFGEPEMKAFIQHTVGIADRLRAALTGLDTDIKIALTHYSPVADTLRGEPPEIFPFLGCYQLAEAIDATGVDLAIHGHAHFGTEQGITAGGVRVRNVAQPVIGSAFAVYCVEGGQ